The Paramormyrops kingsleyae isolate MSU_618 chromosome 11, PKINGS_0.4, whole genome shotgun sequence genome includes a window with the following:
- the cracr2b gene encoding EF-hand calcium-binding domain-containing protein 4A isoform X1, whose protein sequence is MSGLLVDGEVFVGEARGEMSPCSPRRRACAHPRAGRGRRDAASLSPLEEARTSGTLQREVLGKATELFLLCDKERKGFITKRDMLRLQGELPLTAEQLESVFESLDQERNGFLTPVEFRKGLGELVLEPEAEVEEEVGVQRVERVNPDEQRFTQTLVELGVETLLKDGQWEAHVLWRSLRRDHPELLCVLEELLSHAVSQMRDAMKERDSLEHALRRRELDHDQVVRSIYEEMENQVREEKEKRHAENSVRESDRCQQLREQLRIRGQELELAAAKQKELEDMVRMLSSEQMDTREQNQKVQYLNQQLQEQLESSRAELESVMGQLQQLQSTSIHEQRGREGNVFKVSKNMQKEKESLVRQLELLREMNKRMRDEKDVHQSHRGVSYRSSFHTLAPLPQCSWENGHPLWLHTSPPYWPYPPPMK, encoded by the exons ATGTCCGGCTTGCTGGTTGACGGCGAGGTGTTCGTGGGGGAGGCCCGAGGTGAGATGTCCCCGTGTAGCCCCAGGCGGCGGGCGTGCGCGCACCCTAGGGCGGGTCGTGGCCGGAGAGACGCGGCGTCGCTCAGCCCCTTGGAGGAGGCGCGGACGTCGGGAACGCTGCAGCGGGAGGTGCTGGGGAAGGCGACGGAGCTCTTCCTGCTCTGTGATAAGGAAAGAAAGGGGTTCATCACCAAAAGAGACATGCTG CGGTTACAAGGAGAACTTCCCCTGACTGCCGAGCAGCTGGAGTCTGTTTTTGAGAGTCTGGACCAGGAAAGAAACGGGTTCCTGACACCTGTAGAATTCCGGAAGGGCCTCG GGGAGTTGGTGTTGGAACCCGAAgcagaggtggaggaggaggtgggagTGCAGAGGGTGGAGAGGGTGAACCCAGATGAGCAGAGATTCACCCAGACCTTGGTGGAGCTGGGAGTGGAGACTCTGCTAAAAGA CGGTCAGTGGGAGGCGCATGTCCTGTGGCGTAGCCTCCGACGGGACCATCCTGAGCTGCTCTGTGTCCTGGAGGAGCTCCTGTCCCATGCAGTGTCTCAGATGAGGGATGCGATGAAAGAGAGGGACAGCTTAGAGCATGCTCTGCgcag ACGGGAGCTGGATCATGACCAGGTGGTACGCTCCATATACGAAGAAATGGAGAACCAGGTCAGAGAGGAGAAAGAGAAGCGACACGCTGAA AACAGCGTGAGGGAGAGTGACCGCTGCCAGCAGCTGCGGGAGCAGCTGAGGATACGAGGGCAGGAACTGGAACTTGCAGCTGCTAAACAGAAAGAG CTGGAGGACATGGTGCGGATGCTGAGCTCTGAACAGATGGACACACGGGAGCAGAACCAGAAGGTCCAGTACCTCAACCAGCAGCTGCAGGAACAGCTGGAGTCCAGCAGGGCGGAGCTAGAGAGTGTAATGGGCCAACTCCAGCAGCTCCAGAGCACCTCCATTCATGAGCAGAGGGGGCGTGAGGG GAACGTGTTTAAGGTGTCCAAGAACAtgcagaaggagaaggagagctTGGTGAGACAGCTAGAGCTGCTTCG GGAGATGAACAAGAGGATGCGTGACGAGAAGGATGTCCATCAGTCTCACAGGGGGGTCTCTTACAGAAGTTCTTTCCACACGCTGGCCCCGCTCCCACAGTGCAGCTGGGAAAATGGTCACCCCCTCTGGCTGCACACCTCCCCTCCCTACTGGCCTTATCCGCCACCAATGAAGTAG
- the cd151 gene encoding CD151 antigen isoform X1 — MGAFDEKKETCGTICLKYLLFTFNFLFWLAGGAVMAVGIWTLVEKSDFISLLQSSTYAVSAYILVLAGVIVMVTGFLGCCATFKEQRNLLRVYFVLLLCIFLLEVLAGILAYIYYQQCFPFCYQLNEELKQNLKETMVQKYKQPGEERITRAVDKLQQEFKCCGSNSSADWKESTWILSSQSEGRIVPDSCCKTITNHCGQRDHPSNIYKVEGGCITKLETFILEHLKIIGAVGIGIACVQIVGMVFTCCLYRSLKAEPY; from the exons ATGGGGGCGTTTGATGAGAAGAAGGAAACGTGTGGGACCATCTGTCTCAAGTATCTGCTCTTCACCTTCAACTTCCTCTTCTGG CTGGCAGGAGGTGCTGTGATGGCTGTTGGGATCTGGACACTGGTGGAGAAGAGCGACTTCATCAGCTTGCTGCAGTCCAGCACTTACGCAGTTTCTGCGTACATCCTGGTCCTGGCAGGGGTGATCGTCATGGTTACAGGGTTTCTGGGTTGCTGTGCCACTTTCAAGGAGCAGCGAAACCTTCTAAGAGTG TATTTTGTCCTCTTGCTGTGTATTTTCCTGCTTGAGGTCCTTGCTGGAATCCTGGCCTACATCTACTACCAGCAG TGTTTCCCTTTCTGCTACCAG CTGAATGAGGAACTGAAGCAAAACCTTAAGGAAACTATGGTACAGAAATACAAGCAGCCCGGAGAGGAGCGGATCACCAGGGCTGTGGACAAGCTGCAGCAGGAG TTTAAGTGTTGTGGCAGTAACAGCTCTGCTGACTGGAAGGAAAGCACCTGGATCCTGTCATCTCAGTCTGAAGGCAGGATAGTTCCGGATAGCTGCTGCAAGACCATTACCAACCACTGCGGACAGAGAGACCACCCCTCCAACATTTACAAGGTGGAG GGTGGCTGCATCACCAAGCTGGAAACCTTCATACTGGAACATCTGAAGATCATTGGGGCAGTGGGCATTGGGATTGCCTGTGTGCAG ATCGTGGGAATGGTCTTCACGTGCTGCCTGTACCGCAGTCTGAAAGCGGAGCCGTACTGA
- the LOC111844766 gene encoding schlafen family member 13-like isoform X1 has product MLPSLSLLNVNRFHNLKLYYCYHRKFSLMALSKPETLSLECSDLPDQVLFVGEVTLGENARGIMQQKTEKQKQKQRILMAVVALLNSGGGIVRAAVKNDNYKYDKENLGLDLEEALKQLVNPSAVEDYFGFLQIGMNFFIFVKTWSSTGGRVRLCSIDTGLRIRSGTSALNVENNAVTEFLRKKIKRNLAKGQGDESLANRCRFSSGVRPNGQQLFERQEVQLGEELPFGESVNVELKSFSNEKNLPTRLKEIIPKYVSAFANTDGGYLFIGVDDKTKKVVGCGRGLNKESIKTEVEVMCRKVISVHSSGCTQENDCSVEVRILDVLGGNASDPLYVVAIHIPKFCCTVFEKDPDSWHLEGTEVCQIQAAVWMEKMQVTDPDDKELCAQFEKVLSQNAAPPKCKPVYGIRDDHLSSLQQKLFPVYEGKVTIIPNDLKKQQWEKYPNLQNLMPEDSQGVLILSNSWAVDIDRPKNKAIICEALLICEQDYPKLFFMVENGSSGLWEYAKDTAFQLRQKLVNLGGYSEWVCVIPQLVNCETGQLIPRDQGSPDTVIEHQYPECYKPENMGVVRALLRALVIVVMSFTSALSNQLGQEILNLLTVEQFEILHSKYDVEDMRKLFVHGCPGTGKTVLATLAIRKIKNTFRCETSNILYICEKAPLKEFVGKQKICCTVIRTDFLKEEFPDIKHIIVDEAQNFRLEEENWYEKAERIVLPKNGVFWVFLDYFQQSHTKFNGLPSPSSQTNKIVLDKSLRNSVAVHNEVCKQLDRITQSTFYFGNDVKNHMEKMIRQNNCMYLFQGFYKEITGKENSILSRLTSLVEKLRSQGNSPKDLAILVSTLDDVSRYQTHLKSTTDLPLGSAEEIDENVAVIDTVRRFSGLERNIVIVIKPLVYHWYHHQINEQFLVSAISRARIQLYVISAEQRPNSWS; this is encoded by the exons ATGCTGCCATCTTTGTCTTTATTGAATGTCAATAGATTCCACAatttaaaactttattattgttatcacAGAAAATTCAGCCTGATGGCTCTATCAAAACCTGAGACTCTTTCACTGGAGTGCAGTGACCTCCCTGATCAGGTTCTCTTTGTGGGAGAAGTAACCTTGGGTGAGAATGCCAGAGGCATCATGCAACAGAAGACCGAAAAGCAGAAGCAGAAACAGAGAATTTTAATGGCTGTGGTTGCCCTGCTCAACTCTGGTGGGGGTATAGTCCGTGCGGCGGTCAAGAATGACAACTACAAGTATGACAAAGAAAATTTAGGCCTGGACCTAGAAGAGGCTTTGAAACAGCTGGTTAATCCTTCTGCTGTAGAAGATTACTTTGGGTTTTTGCAAATAGGGATGAACTTCTTCATTTTTGTGAAAACATGGAGCTCCACTGGGGGTCGGGTACGTCTTTGTAGTATTGACACCGGCCTACGAATAAGATCTGGAACATCAGCTTTAAATGTTGAAAATAATGCAGTAACGGAGTTCTTAAGGAAGAAGATAAAGAGAAATTTGGCAAAAGGACAAGGTGATGAGTCTTTGGCAAACAGATGCCGCTTCTCGTCTGGAGTTAGACCTAATGGTCAGCAGCTGTTTGAAAGACAGGAAGTTCAGCTTGGAGAAGAGTTACCATTTGGGGAGAGTGTGAATGTGGAGCTGAAGAGTTTTAGTAATGAAAAAAACCTTCCTACAAGACTTAAAGAAATCATTCCAAAGTACGTAAGTGCCTTTGCCAACACTGATGGGGGCTACCTCTTCATTGGTGTtgatgacaaaacaaaaaaggttgTTGGATGTGGCAGAGGTCTTAACAAGGAATCCATAAAGACAGAAGTCGAAGTCATGTGCCGCAAGGTTATCTCAGTTCACTCCTCAGGCTGCACTCAGGAGAATGACTGCTCTGTGGAAGTCCGCATCCTCGATGTTCTTGGGGGAAATGCCAGTGACCCACTATATGTTGTGGCCATACACATTCCAAAGTTTTGCTGCACTGTTTTTGAAAAAGATCCGGATTCATGGCACCTTGAAGGCACAGAGGTGTGCCAGATACAGGCTGCAGTCTGGATGGAAAAGATGCAGGTGACTGATCCAG ATGATAAGGAGTTATGTGCACAGTTTGAGAAAGTGCTCAGTCAGAATGCTGCTCCTCCAAAATGCAAGCCAGTCTATGGGATCAGAGATGACCACCTAAGTTCTTTGCAGCAGAAATTGTTCCCTG tttaTGAAGGAAAAGTAACAATAATCCCCAATGACCTTAAAAAACAGCAATGGGAAAAGTATCCAAATCTTCAAAACTTGATGCCAGAAGACAGTCAAGGAGTCCTGATTCTCTCCAACAGCTGGGCGGTTGATATTGACAGACCAAAAAACAAGGCGATCATTTGTGAAGCCCTCCTGATCTGTGAACAGGATTACCCTAAACTTTTCTTTATGGTGGAAAATGGAAGCTCTGGTCTGTGGGAATATGCCAAGGATACTGCCTTCCAGCTCAGACAGAAGCTTGTGAATCTTGGAGGCTATTCAGAATGGGTCTGTGTGATCCCACAACTGGTGAACTGTGAGACGGGGCAGTTAATACCAAGAGATCAGGGTAGTCCTGATACTGTGATAGAGCATCAGTACCCAGAGTGCTACAAGCCTGAGAACATGGGGGTAGTGCGAGCCTTACTACGGGCCCTGGTGATTGTAGTAATGAGCTTCACTTCAGCACTCAGCAATCAGTTAGGGCAGGAGATATTAAATTTGCTCACAGTTGAGCAGTTCGAAATCCTTCACTCAAAATATGACGTAGAGGACATGAGAAAACTGTTTGTTCATGGTTGTCCTGGGACAGGGAAGACTGTGCTGGCAACCCTGGCAATCAGGaagattaaaaatacatttagatgTGAAACAAGTAATATCCTTTACATCTGTGAGAAAGCACCACTAAAAGAATTTGTAGG AAAACAGAAAATTTGTTGTACTGTAATACGGACAGACTTCTTGAAAGAAGAATTTCCAGATATTAAGCACATAATTGTGGATGAAGCTCAGAATTTCCGCCTGGAAGAAGAAAATTGGTATGAAAAAGCAGAAAGGATAGTGCTACCAAAGAATGGTGTGTTTTGGGTCTTTCTGGATTACTTTCAGCAGAGTCACACAAAATTCAATGGTTTACCATCACCCTCAagtcaaacaaataaaatagttTTAGACAAATCCTTGCGGAATAGCGTGGCTGTACACAATGAGGTTTGCAAGCAACTTGACAGAATAACACAAAGCACATTTTATTTTGGGAACGATGTAAAGAATCACATGGAGAAAATGATCAGACAGAACAACTGCATGTACTTATTTCAGGGTTTTTACAAAGAGATTACTGGAAAAGAAAACTCCATTTTATCCAGACTGACGTCACTGGTAGAAAAACTGCGAAGTCAAGGAAACTCTCCAAAGGATCTTGCCATTCTCGTTTCAACTTTGGATGATGTTTCCCGATAtcagacacatttaaaaagcacAACTGACCTTCCCTTGGGATCCGCAGAGGAAATAGATGAAAATGTGGCTGTTATTGACACAGTTCGCAGGTTCTCTGGTCTGGAGAGAAACATTGTCATTGTGATTAAACCACTGGTGTACCACTGGTATCATCATCAAATAAATGAACAGTTTTTGGTTTCGGCCATCTCCAGAGCTAGAATACAACTATATGTTATTTCTGCTGAACAAAGGCCCAACAGTTGGAGCTAA
- the cd151 gene encoding CD151 antigen isoform X2, whose protein sequence is MGAFDEKKETCGTICLKYLLFTFNFLFWLAGGAVMAVGIWTLVEKSDFISLLQSSTYAVSAYILVLAGVIVMVTGFLGCCATFKEQRNLLRVYFVLLLCIFLLEVLAGILAYIYYQQLNEELKQNLKETMVQKYKQPGEERITRAVDKLQQEFKCCGSNSSADWKESTWILSSQSEGRIVPDSCCKTITNHCGQRDHPSNIYKVEGGCITKLETFILEHLKIIGAVGIGIACVQIVGMVFTCCLYRSLKAEPY, encoded by the exons ATGGGGGCGTTTGATGAGAAGAAGGAAACGTGTGGGACCATCTGTCTCAAGTATCTGCTCTTCACCTTCAACTTCCTCTTCTGG CTGGCAGGAGGTGCTGTGATGGCTGTTGGGATCTGGACACTGGTGGAGAAGAGCGACTTCATCAGCTTGCTGCAGTCCAGCACTTACGCAGTTTCTGCGTACATCCTGGTCCTGGCAGGGGTGATCGTCATGGTTACAGGGTTTCTGGGTTGCTGTGCCACTTTCAAGGAGCAGCGAAACCTTCTAAGAGTG TATTTTGTCCTCTTGCTGTGTATTTTCCTGCTTGAGGTCCTTGCTGGAATCCTGGCCTACATCTACTACCAGCAG CTGAATGAGGAACTGAAGCAAAACCTTAAGGAAACTATGGTACAGAAATACAAGCAGCCCGGAGAGGAGCGGATCACCAGGGCTGTGGACAAGCTGCAGCAGGAG TTTAAGTGTTGTGGCAGTAACAGCTCTGCTGACTGGAAGGAAAGCACCTGGATCCTGTCATCTCAGTCTGAAGGCAGGATAGTTCCGGATAGCTGCTGCAAGACCATTACCAACCACTGCGGACAGAGAGACCACCCCTCCAACATTTACAAGGTGGAG GGTGGCTGCATCACCAAGCTGGAAACCTTCATACTGGAACATCTGAAGATCATTGGGGCAGTGGGCATTGGGATTGCCTGTGTGCAG ATCGTGGGAATGGTCTTCACGTGCTGCCTGTACCGCAGTCTGAAAGCGGAGCCGTACTGA
- the LOC111844766 gene encoding schlafen family member 13-like isoform X2, translating to MALSKPETLSLECSDLPDQVLFVGEVTLGENARGIMQQKTEKQKQKQRILMAVVALLNSGGGIVRAAVKNDNYKYDKENLGLDLEEALKQLVNPSAVEDYFGFLQIGMNFFIFVKTWSSTGGRVRLCSIDTGLRIRSGTSALNVENNAVTEFLRKKIKRNLAKGQGDESLANRCRFSSGVRPNGQQLFERQEVQLGEELPFGESVNVELKSFSNEKNLPTRLKEIIPKYVSAFANTDGGYLFIGVDDKTKKVVGCGRGLNKESIKTEVEVMCRKVISVHSSGCTQENDCSVEVRILDVLGGNASDPLYVVAIHIPKFCCTVFEKDPDSWHLEGTEVCQIQAAVWMEKMQVTDPDDKELCAQFEKVLSQNAAPPKCKPVYGIRDDHLSSLQQKLFPVYEGKVTIIPNDLKKQQWEKYPNLQNLMPEDSQGVLILSNSWAVDIDRPKNKAIICEALLICEQDYPKLFFMVENGSSGLWEYAKDTAFQLRQKLVNLGGYSEWVCVIPQLVNCETGQLIPRDQGSPDTVIEHQYPECYKPENMGVVRALLRALVIVVMSFTSALSNQLGQEILNLLTVEQFEILHSKYDVEDMRKLFVHGCPGTGKTVLATLAIRKIKNTFRCETSNILYICEKAPLKEFVGKQKICCTVIRTDFLKEEFPDIKHIIVDEAQNFRLEEENWYEKAERIVLPKNGVFWVFLDYFQQSHTKFNGLPSPSSQTNKIVLDKSLRNSVAVHNEVCKQLDRITQSTFYFGNDVKNHMEKMIRQNNCMYLFQGFYKEITGKENSILSRLTSLVEKLRSQGNSPKDLAILVSTLDDVSRYQTHLKSTTDLPLGSAEEIDENVAVIDTVRRFSGLERNIVIVIKPLVYHWYHHQINEQFLVSAISRARIQLYVISAEQRPNSWS from the exons ATGGCTCTATCAAAACCTGAGACTCTTTCACTGGAGTGCAGTGACCTCCCTGATCAGGTTCTCTTTGTGGGAGAAGTAACCTTGGGTGAGAATGCCAGAGGCATCATGCAACAGAAGACCGAAAAGCAGAAGCAGAAACAGAGAATTTTAATGGCTGTGGTTGCCCTGCTCAACTCTGGTGGGGGTATAGTCCGTGCGGCGGTCAAGAATGACAACTACAAGTATGACAAAGAAAATTTAGGCCTGGACCTAGAAGAGGCTTTGAAACAGCTGGTTAATCCTTCTGCTGTAGAAGATTACTTTGGGTTTTTGCAAATAGGGATGAACTTCTTCATTTTTGTGAAAACATGGAGCTCCACTGGGGGTCGGGTACGTCTTTGTAGTATTGACACCGGCCTACGAATAAGATCTGGAACATCAGCTTTAAATGTTGAAAATAATGCAGTAACGGAGTTCTTAAGGAAGAAGATAAAGAGAAATTTGGCAAAAGGACAAGGTGATGAGTCTTTGGCAAACAGATGCCGCTTCTCGTCTGGAGTTAGACCTAATGGTCAGCAGCTGTTTGAAAGACAGGAAGTTCAGCTTGGAGAAGAGTTACCATTTGGGGAGAGTGTGAATGTGGAGCTGAAGAGTTTTAGTAATGAAAAAAACCTTCCTACAAGACTTAAAGAAATCATTCCAAAGTACGTAAGTGCCTTTGCCAACACTGATGGGGGCTACCTCTTCATTGGTGTtgatgacaaaacaaaaaaggttgTTGGATGTGGCAGAGGTCTTAACAAGGAATCCATAAAGACAGAAGTCGAAGTCATGTGCCGCAAGGTTATCTCAGTTCACTCCTCAGGCTGCACTCAGGAGAATGACTGCTCTGTGGAAGTCCGCATCCTCGATGTTCTTGGGGGAAATGCCAGTGACCCACTATATGTTGTGGCCATACACATTCCAAAGTTTTGCTGCACTGTTTTTGAAAAAGATCCGGATTCATGGCACCTTGAAGGCACAGAGGTGTGCCAGATACAGGCTGCAGTCTGGATGGAAAAGATGCAGGTGACTGATCCAG ATGATAAGGAGTTATGTGCACAGTTTGAGAAAGTGCTCAGTCAGAATGCTGCTCCTCCAAAATGCAAGCCAGTCTATGGGATCAGAGATGACCACCTAAGTTCTTTGCAGCAGAAATTGTTCCCTG tttaTGAAGGAAAAGTAACAATAATCCCCAATGACCTTAAAAAACAGCAATGGGAAAAGTATCCAAATCTTCAAAACTTGATGCCAGAAGACAGTCAAGGAGTCCTGATTCTCTCCAACAGCTGGGCGGTTGATATTGACAGACCAAAAAACAAGGCGATCATTTGTGAAGCCCTCCTGATCTGTGAACAGGATTACCCTAAACTTTTCTTTATGGTGGAAAATGGAAGCTCTGGTCTGTGGGAATATGCCAAGGATACTGCCTTCCAGCTCAGACAGAAGCTTGTGAATCTTGGAGGCTATTCAGAATGGGTCTGTGTGATCCCACAACTGGTGAACTGTGAGACGGGGCAGTTAATACCAAGAGATCAGGGTAGTCCTGATACTGTGATAGAGCATCAGTACCCAGAGTGCTACAAGCCTGAGAACATGGGGGTAGTGCGAGCCTTACTACGGGCCCTGGTGATTGTAGTAATGAGCTTCACTTCAGCACTCAGCAATCAGTTAGGGCAGGAGATATTAAATTTGCTCACAGTTGAGCAGTTCGAAATCCTTCACTCAAAATATGACGTAGAGGACATGAGAAAACTGTTTGTTCATGGTTGTCCTGGGACAGGGAAGACTGTGCTGGCAACCCTGGCAATCAGGaagattaaaaatacatttagatgTGAAACAAGTAATATCCTTTACATCTGTGAGAAAGCACCACTAAAAGAATTTGTAGG AAAACAGAAAATTTGTTGTACTGTAATACGGACAGACTTCTTGAAAGAAGAATTTCCAGATATTAAGCACATAATTGTGGATGAAGCTCAGAATTTCCGCCTGGAAGAAGAAAATTGGTATGAAAAAGCAGAAAGGATAGTGCTACCAAAGAATGGTGTGTTTTGGGTCTTTCTGGATTACTTTCAGCAGAGTCACACAAAATTCAATGGTTTACCATCACCCTCAagtcaaacaaataaaatagttTTAGACAAATCCTTGCGGAATAGCGTGGCTGTACACAATGAGGTTTGCAAGCAACTTGACAGAATAACACAAAGCACATTTTATTTTGGGAACGATGTAAAGAATCACATGGAGAAAATGATCAGACAGAACAACTGCATGTACTTATTTCAGGGTTTTTACAAAGAGATTACTGGAAAAGAAAACTCCATTTTATCCAGACTGACGTCACTGGTAGAAAAACTGCGAAGTCAAGGAAACTCTCCAAAGGATCTTGCCATTCTCGTTTCAACTTTGGATGATGTTTCCCGATAtcagacacatttaaaaagcacAACTGACCTTCCCTTGGGATCCGCAGAGGAAATAGATGAAAATGTGGCTGTTATTGACACAGTTCGCAGGTTCTCTGGTCTGGAGAGAAACATTGTCATTGTGATTAAACCACTGGTGTACCACTGGTATCATCATCAAATAAATGAACAGTTTTTGGTTTCGGCCATCTCCAGAGCTAGAATACAACTATATGTTATTTCTGCTGAACAAAGGCCCAACAGTTGGAGCTAA
- the cracr2b gene encoding EF-hand calcium-binding domain-containing protein 4A isoform X2 — MSGLLVDGEVFVGEARGEMSPCSPRRRACAHPRAGRGRRDAASLSPLEEARTSGTLQREVLGKATELFLLCDKERKGFITKRDMLRLQGELPLTAEQLESVFESLDQERNGFLTPVEFRKGLGELVLEPEAEVEEEVGVQRVERVNPDEQRFTQTLVELGVETLLKERELDHDQVVRSIYEEMENQVREEKEKRHAENSVRESDRCQQLREQLRIRGQELELAAAKQKELEDMVRMLSSEQMDTREQNQKVQYLNQQLQEQLESSRAELESVMGQLQQLQSTSIHEQRGREGNVFKVSKNMQKEKESLVRQLELLREMNKRMRDEKDVHQSHRGVSYRSSFHTLAPLPQCSWENGHPLWLHTSPPYWPYPPPMK, encoded by the exons ATGTCCGGCTTGCTGGTTGACGGCGAGGTGTTCGTGGGGGAGGCCCGAGGTGAGATGTCCCCGTGTAGCCCCAGGCGGCGGGCGTGCGCGCACCCTAGGGCGGGTCGTGGCCGGAGAGACGCGGCGTCGCTCAGCCCCTTGGAGGAGGCGCGGACGTCGGGAACGCTGCAGCGGGAGGTGCTGGGGAAGGCGACGGAGCTCTTCCTGCTCTGTGATAAGGAAAGAAAGGGGTTCATCACCAAAAGAGACATGCTG CGGTTACAAGGAGAACTTCCCCTGACTGCCGAGCAGCTGGAGTCTGTTTTTGAGAGTCTGGACCAGGAAAGAAACGGGTTCCTGACACCTGTAGAATTCCGGAAGGGCCTCG GGGAGTTGGTGTTGGAACCCGAAgcagaggtggaggaggaggtgggagTGCAGAGGGTGGAGAGGGTGAACCCAGATGAGCAGAGATTCACCCAGACCTTGGTGGAGCTGGGAGTGGAGACTCTGCTAAAAGA ACGGGAGCTGGATCATGACCAGGTGGTACGCTCCATATACGAAGAAATGGAGAACCAGGTCAGAGAGGAGAAAGAGAAGCGACACGCTGAA AACAGCGTGAGGGAGAGTGACCGCTGCCAGCAGCTGCGGGAGCAGCTGAGGATACGAGGGCAGGAACTGGAACTTGCAGCTGCTAAACAGAAAGAG CTGGAGGACATGGTGCGGATGCTGAGCTCTGAACAGATGGACACACGGGAGCAGAACCAGAAGGTCCAGTACCTCAACCAGCAGCTGCAGGAACAGCTGGAGTCCAGCAGGGCGGAGCTAGAGAGTGTAATGGGCCAACTCCAGCAGCTCCAGAGCACCTCCATTCATGAGCAGAGGGGGCGTGAGGG GAACGTGTTTAAGGTGTCCAAGAACAtgcagaaggagaaggagagctTGGTGAGACAGCTAGAGCTGCTTCG GGAGATGAACAAGAGGATGCGTGACGAGAAGGATGTCCATCAGTCTCACAGGGGGGTCTCTTACAGAAGTTCTTTCCACACGCTGGCCCCGCTCCCACAGTGCAGCTGGGAAAATGGTCACCCCCTCTGGCTGCACACCTCCCCTCCCTACTGGCCTTATCCGCCACCAATGAAGTAG